The Archangium primigenium genomic interval ACACCGTGCTGCGGCTGTTCTAGAAGGCGCGGACGGAGGGGGACGTGGCAGGCTCCGGGGCGTCACACCCCACCCCGGAGAGGCCCCGTGCCCCCTCGCTCCAAACGCGCGCTCGCCGCGCTGTCGCTGCTGCTCCCCGTCTCGTCCCTAGCCGCCGCCCCGAAGCCCGCCGCCGTGCCACCCGCGCCCGTGGCGGCCAAGGACGTCGTGGAGGACACCTACCACGGCGTGAAGGTGGCGGACCCCTACCAGTGGCTCGAGAAGAGCGAGGACCCGCGCACGCGCGAGTGGCTCGCCGGCCAGGCCGCGCACATGCGCGCCGTGCTGGACGCCCTGCCCTCGCGGGAGGCCATCCGCGCGCGCATCACCGCCATCGCCACCCACAAGTCCCCCGCCTACGTCGGGATGATCCAGAAGGGCGGCGTCCTCTTCGCCATGAAGTTCCAGCCGCCCCGGCAGCAGCCCGTGCTGCTCGTGCTGCCCTCCGTGGACGACACCTCCACCGAGCGCGTGCTGGTGGACCCCATGGAGCTCGATCCGAGCGGCCACACCACGCTCGACTTCTACCGGCCCTCGCCGGACGGCAAGAAGATCGCCGTGTCGCTGTCCAAGGACGGCACCGAGAGCGGCGACGTCACGGTGTACGACGTGGCCACGGGCAAGCCCCTGCCGGGCGAGCCCGTCGTGACCCGGGTCCAGGGCGGCACCGCCGGCGGCGACCTCGCGTGGAACGCGGACGGCACGGGCTTCTTCTACACCCGCTACCCGCGCGGCGAGGAGCGCCCCAAGGCCGACCACGACTTCTACCAGCAGGTGTACTTCCACAAACTCGGCACGCCCGTCGAGAAGGACACCTACCAGCTGGGCAAGGACGCCCCGCGCATCGCCTTCTTCACGCTCCAGACGTCCCAGGATGGCGCCCACACCCTGGCGCGCATGGGCAACGGCGACGGCGGCGAGTACGCCTACTACCTGCGCGGCCCCCAGGGCACCTGGACGCAGCTCTCCCGCTTCGAGGACAAGGTCGTCTCCGCGAGCATCGGGCCGGATGCGATCTACGCCCTGAGCCACCAGGGCGCGCCGCGCGGCAAGCTCTTGCGCATCCCGCTCGCCACGCCCTCGCTCGACAAGGCCCAGGTGGTGGTGCCGGAGGGCAAGGCCTCGCTCGCGGGCGTGCGCGCCAGCGCCACCCGGGTCTACCTGCTGGAGCAACTCGGTGGACCCACGCGCATCCGCATCGTGGACATGCAGGGCAAGGCGTTGGGCGAGGTGCCCACGCCGCCGGTGACCGCCGCGGGCCTCATCCCCCTGGAGGGAGACGACCTGCTCGTGCCGGTGAGCAGCTACACCGCGCCGTCGACCCTCTACCGCTACACGGCCAAGGACGGGAAGCTCACCAAGACGGCGCTGGTGCGCACCTCGCCCGTGGACACGCGCGGCGTGGTGGTGGAGACGCTGGAGTGCACGTCCAAGGACGGCACCAAGGTGCCCATGGACGTGCTGCGTCTGGCCAAGACGAAGCGCGACGGCAACAACCCCACGCTGCTCAGCGGCTACGGGGGCTTCAACATCTCGCTCTCCCCGGGCTTCCACGCCCTGGACTTCGCCTTCATCGAGCAGGGCGGAATCGTGGCCACCACCCACCTGCGCGGCGGCGCCGAGTTCGGCGAGGAGTGGCACACCCAGGGCTCGCTCACCCAGAAGCAGAACGTCTTCGATGACTTCTACGCCTGCGCGAAGCTGCTGGTGGACCAGAAGTGGACCAAACCCTCGCGCCTGGCCATCGAGGGCGGCAGCAACGGCGGCCTGCTGATGGGCGCCGCGCTCACCCAGCACCCGGAGATGTACCGCGCGGTCGTGGCGCGCGTGGGCATCTACGACATGCTGCGCGTGGAGCTCACGCCCAACGGCCAGTTCAACACCACCGAGTACGGCACGGTGAAGGACGAGGCGCAGTTCAAGGCGCTGTATGCCTATTCACCCTTCCACCACGTGAAGGACGGGGTGAAGTACCCCGCCGTCCTCTTCACCGCCGGAGACAATGATCCCCGCGTGGACCCCTTCCACTCGCGCAAGATGGTGGCGCGGCTCCAGGAGGCCACGAGCTCCCAGCTGCCCATCCTCCTGCGCACCAACGTCATGGGCCACGGCGGCGGCACGCCCCTGTCCGAGCGCATCGCCGAGGACGTGGATGTGTTCGCCTTCCTCTTCCACGAGCTGGGCGTGAAGTACCGGCCCGTGAAGAAGTAGCCCGGAAGGACCGGAAGCCCGGCGCTCGTGAGGGAGCGCCGGGCTTCTTGCCTCGGTCACCCGTCGGAAAAGGCCTGGCCGACGCGGGAAGCATCCTAGGATGTCCTCCTCGATGTCCACGCACATTGAAGGGGGTCCACATGTTCCGAATGTGTTGCATCTGTTTGATGCTCTCGGCCTTGACGGCGTGTAGCACCAGGCCCGCCACGCGCCTCGCGCAGATCGAGTCGAACAACAAGAGCCTCGCCTCGTCGACCGACCCCAGGGAGCAGTCCGCACTGCGCTTGCGGCAGGGGGCGCTCTATCAGGAGGAGTCGAGGTCCTACCTCGTCGCCGCCAGCCAGAAGGTCGACGACGCCACCAAGACCGAACTCCTCTCGCGCGCCAGGAAGTCCCGCACGCTCGCGATGGAGCAGTACATGAATATCCTCATGCACCATCCGGACTTCGAGCGCTCCGACGAGACGCTCTT includes:
- a CDS encoding prolyl oligopeptidase family serine peptidase — translated: MPPRSKRALAALSLLLPVSSLAAAPKPAAVPPAPVAAKDVVEDTYHGVKVADPYQWLEKSEDPRTREWLAGQAAHMRAVLDALPSREAIRARITAIATHKSPAYVGMIQKGGVLFAMKFQPPRQQPVLLVLPSVDDTSTERVLVDPMELDPSGHTTLDFYRPSPDGKKIAVSLSKDGTESGDVTVYDVATGKPLPGEPVVTRVQGGTAGGDLAWNADGTGFFYTRYPRGEERPKADHDFYQQVYFHKLGTPVEKDTYQLGKDAPRIAFFTLQTSQDGAHTLARMGNGDGGEYAYYLRGPQGTWTQLSRFEDKVVSASIGPDAIYALSHQGAPRGKLLRIPLATPSLDKAQVVVPEGKASLAGVRASATRVYLLEQLGGPTRIRIVDMQGKALGEVPTPPVTAAGLIPLEGDDLLVPVSSYTAPSTLYRYTAKDGKLTKTALVRTSPVDTRGVVVETLECTSKDGTKVPMDVLRLAKTKRDGNNPTLLSGYGGFNISLSPGFHALDFAFIEQGGIVATTHLRGGAEFGEEWHTQGSLTQKQNVFDDFYACAKLLVDQKWTKPSRLAIEGGSNGGLLMGAALTQHPEMYRAVVARVGIYDMLRVELTPNGQFNTTEYGTVKDEAQFKALYAYSPFHHVKDGVKYPAVLFTAGDNDPRVDPFHSRKMVARLQEATSSQLPILLRTNVMGHGGGTPLSERIAEDVDVFAFLFHELGVKYRPVKK